One part of the Pristis pectinata isolate sPriPec2 chromosome 15, sPriPec2.1.pri, whole genome shotgun sequence genome encodes these proteins:
- the LOC127578332 gene encoding small integral membrane protein 30-like, whose product MASWWGLQSVCMVLVLLLASVPGAEGLDGGDAVALLLGLAISTVGLCACLGWYARRRNGQL is encoded by the coding sequence ATGGCTTCCTGGTGGGGATTGCAGTCGGTGTGCATGGTGCTGGTCCTGCTGTTGGCGTCGGTGCCGGGAGCCGAGGGTCTGGACGGAGGGGACGCGGTGGCGTTGCTGCTGGGACTGGCGATCAGCACGGTGGGGCTGTGCGCCTGCTTGGGCTGGTACGCCCGCAGGAGGAACGGGCAGCTGTGA